From a single Nicotiana tabacum cultivar K326 chromosome 8, ASM71507v2, whole genome shotgun sequence genomic region:
- the LOC142163302 gene encoding uncharacterized protein LOC142163302, which produces MTYLTKRFQKMVRRNGGILKRGNSNKTKNYDLCHKCGKPGHFIKDCPLLKQEHSKYNPKKAAKRNPVPDKHFKRKRCANNVVKQALAALGDSSSGSEDEIDAGDSSMMEIESEENEYDSIFSLMAQSDDDEDDDNKHERDDLVVVVIDHKETIENFSKEKEALVKRVIEFEEERDNLLVVIADLSETIEGLGTESKPENSGKGKEVASEAHIRLENELKAVRANLCVETKKNKHLQTELERGTVKVSSQQWFMDSGCSKHMTRNTMDFLSLKSLQEGSVSFDNGKKGDILGICDKGNKVEFLSKICTVTNLVTGKVKDLVRGLPMSKFKVQKVCDACARGKHVKSSFKSKKDVSTSKPLDFLYMDLCGPMRVQSRGGKRYIFVIVDDYSSFTWTLFLRTKNETFEVFVAFVKKIQVKIESRVACIRSDHGTEFVNAKFDELFPGEGIDMTNGKADMMSQVKEPSGDNAASSSREPGTSITTTEAEERVVDAVHGTPQVPERITQGNQLDIPNSSTNEPQMPNWKHKSSHPLDNIITPLDFGVQTRSKAGNSLAFSAFLSQREPKNIKKALKDTHWITSIQDELHQFKRNNVYVDDIIFGATADSLCEEFAKLIGSEFEISMMGELNFFLGIQESTSGLAHFLGSCLISWGTMKQNSVALSIVEAEYVATSSCCGQLLWIKQQLEDFGVFNNCVPLLCDNTSTVNMTKNPIQHKRTKHIDVRYHFLRDNVEKGLICMKFCNTEDQIIDIFMKALSREHFERNRVNLGLLKPNLEPDSPLVGYENHLQVNTHDDYRSCRCIAWVIKED; this is translated from the exons ATGACTTACTTAACTAAAAGGTTTCAGAAGATGGTTAGAAGAAATGGAGGAATATTAAAAAGAGGCAACTCCAACAAAACAAAAAACTATGATCTCTGCCACAAGTGTGGAAAGCCAGGGCACTTCATCAAAGATTGTCCTCTCCTGAAGCAAGAACATTCCAAGTACAACCCTAAAAAAGCAgccaagaggaacccggttcctgacaAGCACTTCAAAAGGAAGAGATGTGCTAACAATGTAGTGAAACAAGCTCTTGCAGCACTGGGAGACTCTTCTAGTGGGTCTGAAGATGAAATTGATGCAGGTGACAGCTCCATGATGGAAATTGAAAGTGAGGAAAATGAATATGATTCAATATTTTCTTTGATGGCCCAATCGgatgatgatgaagacgatgacaaca aacatgaaagagatgacTTAGTGGTGGTAGTTATTGACCATAaggaaaccattgagaacttCAGTAAAGAAAAAGAGGCCTTAGTGAAGAGAGTGATTGAGTTTGAGGAAGAAAGAGATAATCTTTTGGTAGTGATTGCAGACCTGAGTGAAACAATAGAGGGACTAGGGACTGAATCTAAACCTGAAAAttctggaaaaggaaaagaggtagCCAGTGAGGCACAtattaggcttgaaaatgagttGAAGGCTGTGAGAGCTAACCTGTGTGTTGAAACTAAGAAAAACAAACATCTCCAAACTGAATtggaaaga ggaacagtgaaagtAAGCAGTCAgcaatggttcatggatagtggatgTTCAAAACATATGACTAGAAACACTATGGACTTCCTTTCACTAAAATCCCTGCAAgaagggagtgtatcctttgacAATGGGAAAAAGGGGGACATTCTTGGA atctgtgataaaggaaacaaggtggagtTTTTGTCCAAGATATGTACAGTTACTAATCTGGTAACTGGTAAAGtg AAAGACCTGGTCCGTGGTCTGCCCATGTCAAAGTTCAAAGTACAGAAAGTGTGTGATGCTtgtgctagaggaaaacatgtgaagTCCTCTTTTAAGTCTAAAAAAGATGTCAGCACCTCAAAGCCACTCGATTTTCTTTATATGGATCTGTGTGGCCCCATGAGAGTGCAAAGCAGGGGAGGGAAAAGATACAtctttgtgatagtggatgactactccagCTTCACATGGACTCTATTTCTTAGAACAAAAAATGAAACCTTTGAGGTATTTGTGgcttttgtgaagaaaatccaagTGAAGATAGAGTCTAGAGTAGCATGTATCAGATCAGATCATGGAACAGAATTTGTtaatgccaaatttgatgagttgT TTCCAGGTGAAGGCATtgacatgacaaatggaaagGCAGACATGATGAGCCAAGTGAAGGAGCCAAGTGGAGACAATGCTGCCTCTTCCTCAAGGGAACCAGGTACCtcaattacaaccactgaagctgaagaaagagtagtCGATGCAGTGCATGGTACTCCACAAGTACCTGagagaataacacaaggaaaccAGTTAGATATACCCAACTCCTCTACAAATGAACCTCAAATGCCCaactggaaacacaaaagctctcatcctcttgacaacataattacCCCTCTAGATTTTGGAGTGCAGACCAGATCAAAAGCTggaaattcacttgccttttcAGCCTTTCTTTCCCAAagagaacccaaaaatatcaagaaagCCTTGAAAGATACACATTGGATTACATCCATACAAGATGAGTTGCATCAGTTTAAAAGGAACAAT gtctatgttgatgatatcatttttggggcaACTGCTGATTCTCTGTGTgaggaatttgcaaaactcataggaagtgagtttgaaataagCATGATGGGGGAGCTGAATTTCTTCTTGGGTATTCAA GAAAGTACTTCTGGATTGGCTCACTTTCTAGGATCATGTCTCATCTCTTGGGGAACAATgaagcaaaactcagtggctctttcaatagttgaagcagaatatgtagctACATCCTCATGTTGTGGTCAGCTCCTATGGATTAAGCAGCAACTAGAGGATTTTGGGGTATTTAATAATTGTGTGCCTCTTCTATGTGATAACACCAGTACTGTCAACATGACCAAGAATCCAATTCAACACAaaagaaccaagcacattgatgtgagGTATCATTTTCTGAGggacaatgtggagaaagggCTGATCTGTATGAAGTTCTGCAATACAGAAGATCAAATTATAGATATCTTCATGAAAGCATTAAGtagggaacattttgaaagaaatagggtGAATTTGGGGCTATTGAAGCCTAATTTAGAACCTGATTCCCCATTAGTTGGCTATGAAAATCACCttcag gtaaacacgcatgatgattATAGAAGCTGTAGATGCATTGCATGGGTGATAAAAGAGGATTGA
- the LOC142163301 gene encoding uncharacterized protein LOC142163301 produces MPKTRKEYTDAYRKVVEKNFRAKKILVCGIGHDEYNKISACEIAKEIWKALQIAHEGTTQVKQSNIDMLTTEYELFRMKDDESIQDMHIRLTSIINELHSLGEIIPSNKLVRKILSILPSS; encoded by the coding sequence ATGCCAAAGACCAGAAAAGAATACACTGACGCATATAGGAAAGTTGTGGAGAAAAattttcgtgccaagaaaattTTGGTGTGTGGAATCGGACATGATGAATACAATAAAATCTCTGCTTGTGAAATTGCCAAGGAGATATGGAAAGCTTTGCAAATAGCACATGAGGGAACCACTCAAGTAAAACAATCTAACATTGATATGCTCACTACCGAGTATGAACTCtttaggatgaaggatgatgaatctattcaagatatgcacaTAAGATTAACCTctatcataaatgagttacactcacttgGTGAAATCATTCCTAGTAATAAGCTAGTGAGGAAGATTCTCAGTATCCTGCCCAGTTCTTAG